The Anoplopoma fimbria isolate UVic2021 breed Golden Eagle Sablefish chromosome 20, Afim_UVic_2022, whole genome shotgun sequence genome includes a window with the following:
- the gask1a gene encoding uncharacterized protein gask1a isoform X1, giving the protein MAWRAWLKLCCGQKWLLLLSPLVLLFLAISVMTTTLPLPLHDVDWRSSRALNSAGEFRPRRKVVGHPPAADAHSKAWKSGAGGEPSKSLAQAEALMEAAGYDKNSIKERRNEHKNKGIASKRKETKGATRHPNSHQHPRLPEIRVNNTRPKHRIKPSNHNAVVKHTVQTYIHLERGKSTAARIPAPALGLMNGRLAADRHVDGWHRNADSHIHGGRASAKPAEHHQALGKHRHAAKHFGKSDKVGKEHKAVKKPSRDLKNQHNPSEDHFEERGNPGSPDRRKALLAMKAEDGGWCRSFRDQDFPDGDRRGIRISPDLRPLPWLSQDDIQKMELLAEGEPVSKNRVPAHGQVIQVALDPPAHQQQPSPKRDSPEPGPDHRRLETHGERCQQGHCSLIKRTDDWFEVLAFHLDRVLRLNRSLPAVLRTFRSEILPYRYTSGTPRPVVWWDPDIQHLSDKDNDQNSVPLSWTQYQKLLLLRCGREADLRSAPCMGVHHSEWGRLALFDFLLQVNDRLDRYCCGFTPDPTELCVENLLYTKCGNTKDLLLVHILVRKADPSRLVFIDNAGRPHQSTNNLNFRLVEGIDQFPERAVSVLQSGCLESLLLRSLYTDREFWDSQGGASGLRPLIRTLEHRGKILLRHIRDMKLKLKRDL; this is encoded by the exons GCCTGGCGAGCGTGGTTGAAACTCTGCTGCGGTCAAAAgtggctgctcctcctctcccccctcgtcctcctcttcctcgccaTCTCCGTGATGACGACgactctccccctccccttgCACGATGTCGACTGGCGGTCCTCCCGAGCCCTGAACTCCGCCGGTGAGTTCCGGCCCAGGCGCAAAGTCGTGGGGCACCCTCCGGCCGCTGACGCCCACAGCAAGGCCTGGAAATCCGGTGCCGGAGGAGAGCCATCTAAAAGTTTGGCGCAAGCGGAGGCTCTCATGGAAGCCGCTGGCTACGACAAAAACAGCataaaagagaggaggaatgaacacaaaaacaaaggcaTCGCCTCCAAAAGAAAGGAGACGAAGGGCGCCACCAGGCACCCAAACAGTCATCAGCATCCCCGTCTCCCTGAGATTAGAGTCAACAACACAAGGCCAAAGCATAGAATTAAGCCAAGCAACCACAACGCTGTGGTGAAGCACACTGTGCAGACCTACATTCATCTTGAAAGGGGTAAATCCACAGCAGCACGGATCCCTGCTCCAGCACTCGGTCTAATGAATGGCAGACTGGCTGCAGACAGACACGTGGACGGATGGCACAGGAATGCAGACTCCCACATACATGGTGGTCGTGCAAGTGCAAAGCCAGCTGAGCATCACCAGGCTTTGggaaaacacagacatgcagcAAAGCACTTTGGGAAATCTGACAAAGTCGGTAAGGAGCACAAGGCTGTGAAAAAGCCCTCAAGGGATCTAAAGAACCAGCATAATCCTTCGGAGGATCACTTTGAAGAGAGGGGGAATCCAGGGTCACCAGACCGTAGGAAGGCTTTGTTAGCCATGAAGGCAGAGGACGGCGGCTGGTGTCGGAGCTTCAGGGACCAGGACTTTCCAGACGGCGACCGCAGGGGGATCAGGATTAGTCCTGATCTCCGGCCTCTCCCCTGGCTCAGCCAGGATGACATCCAGAAGATGGAGCTCCTAGCTGAGGGGGAGCCGGTCAGCAAGAACAGGGTGCCCGCACACGGACAGGTGATCCAAGTGGCGCTGGATCCTCCTGCACACCAGCAG CAGCCTTCCCCTAAGAGGGATTCCCCTGAGCCTGGACCTGACCACAGACGTCTGGAAACCCACGGTGAGCGCTGCCAGCAGGGGCACTGCTCCCTGATCAAACGCACCGACGACTGGTTCGAGGTTCTGGCCTTCCACCTGGACAGGGTGCTGAGACTTAACAGGAGTCTCCCCGCGGTGCTGAGGACTTTCCGCAGCGAGATTCTGCCGTATCGATACACCAGCGGCACTCCCAGACCCGTGGTGTGGTGGGATCCGGACATTCAGCACCTATCTGATAAGGACAACGACCAGAACTCGGTGCCACTCAGTTGGACCCAGTAccagaagctgctgctgctccgctGTGGGAGGGAGGCAGACCTGAGGTCAGCGCCCTGCATGGGAGTTCACCACTCAGAGTGGGGGAGACTGGCTCTCTTTGACTTCTTGTTGCAG GTAAACGACCGGCTGGACAGGTACTGCTGCGGTTTCACCCCCGATCCGACAGAACTCTGTGTGGAGAACCTGCTCTACACCAAGTGTGGCAACACCAAGGACCTGCTGCTGGTCCACATCCTG gtgaggAAGGCCGATCCCTCCAGACTGGTGTTCATAGACAACGCTGGCAGACCACATCAGTCCACCAACAACCTCAACTTCAGGCTGGTGGAGGGCATTGACCA GTTTCCAGAGAGAGCGGTGTCGGTGCTCCAGTCGGGTTGTCTGGAGAGTCTTCTTCTACGCTCCCTTTACACGGACAGGGAATTCTGGGACAGCCAAGGCGGGGCCAGCGGCCTCAGACCGCTCATCCGCACTCTGGAGCACAGAGGGAAGATTCTCCTCCGGCACATCAGAGATATGAAACTAAAGCTCAAGAGGGACCTGTGA
- the gask1a gene encoding uncharacterized protein gask1a isoform X2 has product MAWRAWLKLCCGQKWLLLLSPLVLLFLAISVMTTTLPLPLHDVDWRSSRALNSAGEFRPRRKVVGHPPAADAHSKAWKSGAGGEPSKSLAQAEALMEAAGYDKNSIKERRNEHKNKGIASKRKETKGATRHPNSHQHPRLPEIRVNNTRPKHRIKPSNHNAVVKHTVQTYIHLERGKSTAARIPAPALGLMNGRLAADRHVDGWHRNADSHIHGGRASAKPAEHHQALGKHRHAAKHFGKSDKVGKEHKAVKKPSRDLKNQHNPSEDHFEERGNPGSPDRRKALLAMKAEDGGWCRSFRDQDFPDGDRRGIRISPDLRPLPWLSQDDIQKMELLAEGEPVSKNRVPAHGQVIQVALDPPAHQQPSPKRDSPEPGPDHRRLETHGERCQQGHCSLIKRTDDWFEVLAFHLDRVLRLNRSLPAVLRTFRSEILPYRYTSGTPRPVVWWDPDIQHLSDKDNDQNSVPLSWTQYQKLLLLRCGREADLRSAPCMGVHHSEWGRLALFDFLLQVNDRLDRYCCGFTPDPTELCVENLLYTKCGNTKDLLLVHILVRKADPSRLVFIDNAGRPHQSTNNLNFRLVEGIDQFPERAVSVLQSGCLESLLLRSLYTDREFWDSQGGASGLRPLIRTLEHRGKILLRHIRDMKLKLKRDL; this is encoded by the exons GCCTGGCGAGCGTGGTTGAAACTCTGCTGCGGTCAAAAgtggctgctcctcctctcccccctcgtcctcctcttcctcgccaTCTCCGTGATGACGACgactctccccctccccttgCACGATGTCGACTGGCGGTCCTCCCGAGCCCTGAACTCCGCCGGTGAGTTCCGGCCCAGGCGCAAAGTCGTGGGGCACCCTCCGGCCGCTGACGCCCACAGCAAGGCCTGGAAATCCGGTGCCGGAGGAGAGCCATCTAAAAGTTTGGCGCAAGCGGAGGCTCTCATGGAAGCCGCTGGCTACGACAAAAACAGCataaaagagaggaggaatgaacacaaaaacaaaggcaTCGCCTCCAAAAGAAAGGAGACGAAGGGCGCCACCAGGCACCCAAACAGTCATCAGCATCCCCGTCTCCCTGAGATTAGAGTCAACAACACAAGGCCAAAGCATAGAATTAAGCCAAGCAACCACAACGCTGTGGTGAAGCACACTGTGCAGACCTACATTCATCTTGAAAGGGGTAAATCCACAGCAGCACGGATCCCTGCTCCAGCACTCGGTCTAATGAATGGCAGACTGGCTGCAGACAGACACGTGGACGGATGGCACAGGAATGCAGACTCCCACATACATGGTGGTCGTGCAAGTGCAAAGCCAGCTGAGCATCACCAGGCTTTGggaaaacacagacatgcagcAAAGCACTTTGGGAAATCTGACAAAGTCGGTAAGGAGCACAAGGCTGTGAAAAAGCCCTCAAGGGATCTAAAGAACCAGCATAATCCTTCGGAGGATCACTTTGAAGAGAGGGGGAATCCAGGGTCACCAGACCGTAGGAAGGCTTTGTTAGCCATGAAGGCAGAGGACGGCGGCTGGTGTCGGAGCTTCAGGGACCAGGACTTTCCAGACGGCGACCGCAGGGGGATCAGGATTAGTCCTGATCTCCGGCCTCTCCCCTGGCTCAGCCAGGATGACATCCAGAAGATGGAGCTCCTAGCTGAGGGGGAGCCGGTCAGCAAGAACAGGGTGCCCGCACACGGACAGGTGATCCAAGTGGCGCTGGATCCTCCTGCACACCAGCAG CCTTCCCCTAAGAGGGATTCCCCTGAGCCTGGACCTGACCACAGACGTCTGGAAACCCACGGTGAGCGCTGCCAGCAGGGGCACTGCTCCCTGATCAAACGCACCGACGACTGGTTCGAGGTTCTGGCCTTCCACCTGGACAGGGTGCTGAGACTTAACAGGAGTCTCCCCGCGGTGCTGAGGACTTTCCGCAGCGAGATTCTGCCGTATCGATACACCAGCGGCACTCCCAGACCCGTGGTGTGGTGGGATCCGGACATTCAGCACCTATCTGATAAGGACAACGACCAGAACTCGGTGCCACTCAGTTGGACCCAGTAccagaagctgctgctgctccgctGTGGGAGGGAGGCAGACCTGAGGTCAGCGCCCTGCATGGGAGTTCACCACTCAGAGTGGGGGAGACTGGCTCTCTTTGACTTCTTGTTGCAG GTAAACGACCGGCTGGACAGGTACTGCTGCGGTTTCACCCCCGATCCGACAGAACTCTGTGTGGAGAACCTGCTCTACACCAAGTGTGGCAACACCAAGGACCTGCTGCTGGTCCACATCCTG gtgaggAAGGCCGATCCCTCCAGACTGGTGTTCATAGACAACGCTGGCAGACCACATCAGTCCACCAACAACCTCAACTTCAGGCTGGTGGAGGGCATTGACCA GTTTCCAGAGAGAGCGGTGTCGGTGCTCCAGTCGGGTTGTCTGGAGAGTCTTCTTCTACGCTCCCTTTACACGGACAGGGAATTCTGGGACAGCCAAGGCGGGGCCAGCGGCCTCAGACCGCTCATCCGCACTCTGGAGCACAGAGGGAAGATTCTCCTCCGGCACATCAGAGATATGAAACTAAAGCTCAAGAGGGACCTGTGA